Proteins co-encoded in one Carassius gibelio isolate Cgi1373 ecotype wild population from Czech Republic chromosome A15, carGib1.2-hapl.c, whole genome shotgun sequence genomic window:
- the LOC128028912 gene encoding nuclear receptor-interacting protein 1-like, with protein MTHGEEPGPETHQDSAVLTYLEGLLMHQVAGGQGAAATQSGNQEQRNKDGTGHAQPSHGTRHEQNRTNSHCGASQHLRKARLLNSETWVESETQRRSAPSIAINGQSEEHHSGHNGTSQDKGESTLLASLLQSFSSRLQNVTLPQQIIQGLRPLDAPCQISKPAQEERADVPCHRPASSHLKGLVSKSKMHNHSNSVPYQRQRPSQESFSESPKALQSSTPSPSPESLSCTERLKAVANLVNIRSSPAPSPKPSVACSQLALLLSSEAHLQEYSREHALKAQLSGRSASERLSAMATQQTQDKQPTTSGLTHGLSLLHTKNGILSEMSTSSSRQSPSLTSGQRTEGSIRTGHCFRERRPFEKQGRPAQNCSSLLLQLLNSHNTSQRINGQGHLKDDFSTFGTLASPLFSDSEHSNPDSSLTKDSSDAESSYSGCSPIDLSLKTRTNVQTPVSTSSSPVRDRVPESLLNRWKYESPPVKVISDRREVNTCSEIKSNHKVTLLQLLLDHKNNERVNKGLDNPDLQQDVIPKVTSSSTSSQSVFSTVRCRDISDLSGHSGLICRSPKLLPPYSQSRDSNSSTSPYTPYGSPHSQSVPLDLCKIKQPASDVGVKEPAFSASKLLQNLAQCGKQNPDISPPAKAPLPPIKLITQELNVNHPPTLLGKLNAPIQRNNTLWEEAKAKTSAVPEATLNVSEIENLLERRTVLQLLLGNAPQKEKVGSKRKREHGKNNSVEKPTHQATGQTNGSALDITIKTEPVEESHTYDYNKMSKHCQNPELEPRKCSSYDSHENIKQEPLSPEVPIRNGLLCHLLKKRPNNTLKPNKLENLNKSCVKEESVETQGPTIPKKRKFSIELEYYNSSTQQIGDLVPSGNTKEDNSGCFASRDLETRVARDSSSPPETDSPPARFPPYESDENRSFNVLKQLLLSDNCLKELSQPRGTFSLPSHTVLNGNTIKQSCNGEIQNFHQSLSPSNASSKKASSHRQETPHVTQQEPARSKISYSTTKDLKAPAKMVNANDQTQMYGPDSPRFTKTNPILYYMLQRSNAQLVKEGERLEVGSGQMQTNVKNESSGDTEAFEL; from the coding sequence ATGACTCATGGGGAAGAGCCTGGCCCTGAAACACACCAGGATTCTGCTGTATTAACATATCTGGAAGGCTTACTAATGCATCAGGTAGCAGGAGGACAGGGTGCGGCAGCAACACAAAGTGGAAACCAAGAGCAGAGGAATAAGGATGGGACAGGGCATGCACAGCCTAGTCATGGCACTCGACATGAGCAGAATCGAACAAATTCCCACTGTGGAGCCTCACAACATCTTAGAAAGGCTCGTCTCCTCAACTCTGAGACCTGGGTAGAGAGTGAGACTCAACGGAGGTCAGCACCCTCCATTGCAATCAACGGGCAAAGCGAAGAACACCACAGTGGCCACAACGGTACCTCCCAGGATAAAGGAGAGAGTACGCTTCTAGCTAGTTTGCTGCAGTCTTTCAGTTCTCGACTTCAAAATGTGACCCTGCCACAGCAGATTATCCAAGGTTTGAGGCCACTGGATGCCCCCTGCCAGATAAGCAAGCCTGCACAAGAGGAGAGGGCAGATGTGCCTTGCCACAGACCTGCCTCGAGCCACCTCAAAGGGTTAGTGAGCAAGAGCAAAATGCATAATCACAGCAACAGTGTGCCTTATCAACGTCAACGGCCTAGCCAGGAAAGTTTTTCAGAATCTCCCAAGGCACTGCAGAGCAGTACTCCCTCCCCATCTCCTGAGTCTCTGTCTTGTACTGAGCGCCTAAAGGCTGTGGCAAACCTGGTAAATATCAGATCAAGCCCTGCTCCATCTCCTAAACCAAGTGTGGCTTGCAGTCAACTGGCTCTGTTGCTCTCCAGTGAGGCCCACCTGCAAGAGTACTCTCGAGAACATGCCCTGAAAGCCCAACTCTCTGGACGATCAGCCAGTGAAAGATTATCAGCCATGGCCACACAGCAGACACAAGATAAACAACCTACAACATCTGGCCTGACTCATGGACTAAGCCTCTTACACACAAAGAATGGAATACTTTCAGAAATGTCAACAAGCTCCAGTAGACAGAGTCCAAGCCTAACTTCAGGGCAAAGGACAGAAGGTTCCATACGGACAGGACATTGCTTTAGAGAGCGACGACCTTTCGAGAAACAAGGACGACCAGCACAGAACTGCAGTAGTCTTCTACTTCAGCTTCTAAACAGTCACAACACCTCACAGCGAATTAATGGACAAGGTCACTTGAAAGATGACTTCAGTACCTTTGGCACTCTGGCCTCTCCGCTTTTTTCAGACAGCGAGCACTCAAACCCCGACAGCAGTCTTACAAAAGACAGCAGTGATGCTGAGAGCTCTTACTCTGGTTGTTCTCCTATCGACCTTTCTCTGAAGACAAGAACAAATGTACAAACACCAGTATCTACTTCATCCTCACCTGTACGGGACAGAGTACCAGAGTCTTTGTTAAACAGGTGGAAGTATGAGAGTCCACCTGTCAAAGTTATCTCAGATCGCAGGGAGGTAAACACCTGTTCAGAGATTAAATCTAATCACAAGGTCACTCTTTTGCAGTTGCTCTTGGATCACAAAAATAACGAGAGAGTAAACAAAGGTCTGGATAATCCAGATTTGCAGCAAGATGTAATCCCTAAGGTCACAAGTTCATCTACAAGTAGCCAGAGTGTTTTCAGTACAGTTAGGTGTAGGGACATAAGTGACCTTAGCGGACATTCTGGATTGATTTGTAGGAGTCCCAAACTCTTGCCACCTTACTCCCAAAGCAGAGACTCCAACAGCAGTACATCTCCATATACACCATATGGGTCTCCCCATTCTCAATCTGTCCCATTGGAtctctgtaaaataaaacaacctGCAAGTGATGTAGGAGTAAAAGAACCTGCCTTTAGTGCTAGTAAATTGTTACAGAATTTAGCTCAGTGTGGAAAACAAAACCCTGACATCTCTCCTCCAGCAAAGGCACCTTTACCCCCCATCAAACTCATTACCCAAGAGCTAAATGTTAACCATCCTCCAACTTTACTTGGGAAACTCAATGCACCAATTCAGAGAAATAACACACTGTGGGAAGAGGCCAAAGCAAAAACATCAGCTGTGCCTGAAGCAACACTGAATGTCTCGGAGATAGAGAATCTGCTTGAAAGACGTACAGTTCTACAACTTCTTTTAGGAAATGCTCCTCAGAAAGAAAAGGTAGGCAGTAAACGAAAACGAGAACATGGCAAGAACAATTCTGTGGAAAAACCAACACATCAGGCAACTGGCCAAACAAATGGTTCTGCTTTGGatattacaattaaaactgaACCTGTTGAAGAGAGTCATACATATGACTATAACAAAATGTCAAAGCATTGCCAGAATCCAGAATTGGAGCCTAGAAAATGCTCCAGTTATGATTCTCATGAAAACATCAAACAAGAACCATTGTCCCCAGAGGTTCCCATCAGAAATGGTCTTCTCTGTCATCTCCTAAAGAAACGACCCAACAACACCCTTAAGCCAAACAAATTAGAGAACCTAAACAAGAGTTGTGTCAAAGAAGAATCAGTTGAAACCCAGGGACCAACAATCCCAAAGAAGCGGAAATTTTCAATAGAACTAGAATATTATAACTCGTCGACTCAGCAGATTGGGGATTTGGTACCTTCTggtaacacaaaagaagacaacAGTGGTTGTTTTGCCTCCAGAGATCTAGAGACAAGAGTGGCCAGAGATTCATCTAGCCCCCCAGAGACAGACAGTCCTCCAGCTAGGTTTCCACCATATGAGTCTGACGAAAACCGAAGTttcaatgttctaaagcagctGCTTCTTTCAGACAACTGCTTGAAGGAATTGTCTCAGCCAAGGGGTACATTCAGTTTACCATCACATACTGTGCTAAATGGGAACACAATCAAGCAATCATGTAATGGAGAAATTCAAAACTTTCACCAGAGTCTGAGTCCCAGCAATGCATCTTCTAAAAAAGCAAGTAGTCACAGGCAAGAAACTCCCCATGTTACACAGCAGGAGCCTGCAAGGTCAAAAATCAGTTACAGCACCACAAAAGATTTGAAGGCCCCTGCAAAGATGGTTAATGCGAACGATCAAACACAAATGTATGGGCCAGACTCACCTCGGTTTACAAAGACTAACCCTATTTTGTACTATATGCTCCAGAGGAGCAATGCACAACTGGTTAAAGAGGGGGAGAGGCTGGAGGTGGGCTCAGGACAAATGCAGACTAATGTCAAAAATGAGTCATCAGGTGATACTGAGGCCTTTGAACTTTGA
- the LOC128028910 gene encoding arsenite methyltransferase, producing MSSAVHENVKNYYGSRLETSDDLQTNAACVMPSRPLLKSACEALKQVHPDVCKRYFGCGLVIPEKLEGCTVLDLGSGSGRDCYVLSKLVGERGRVIGLDMTDEMIVASQKYVEYHQEKFGYSKPNTEFVKGYMEKLSDAGMQNSSVDVVVSNCVICLCPDKRTVISEAYKVLKEGGELYYSDMYASKLVPDSFKEDPVLWGEGMAGALYWRDLISLMNDIGFSTPHLVAGSHIVVHNPEIQRKTGDVKYASGTYRIFKLPQNSIKTRALVTYKGTVPDCAECFEFDASHSFKTSVPVEVGAEMAAILQNTRFSNDFNITMLDTPDTDQSSSPQYCHLSPFHLADKLGSSVKQCSKTGH from the exons ATGTCTTCTGCTGTTCATGAAAACGTGAAG AATTATTATGGCTCACGGCTGGAGACTTCGGATGACTTGCAGACCAATGCTGCATGTGTCATGCCCTCCAGACCTCTGCTCAAGAGTGCATGTGAAGCCCTGAAACAAGTCCACCCAGATGTTTGCAAGAG GTATTTCGGCTGTGGGCTGGTGATTCCAGAGAAGCTGGAAGGATGTACGGTTCTTGATCTGGGCAGTGGATCGGGCAGAGACTGCTACGTCCTCAGCAAACTGGTGGGAGAGAGAGGTCGAGTCATCGGGCTGGATATGACTGACGAGATG ATAGTTGCCTCGCAAAAATATGTTGAGTACCATCAGGAGAAATTTGGATACTCAAAACCAAACACCGAGTTTGTGAAAGGATACATGGAGAAGCTCAGTGATGCAGGGATGCAGAACAGCTCTGTGGATGTAGTTGT GTCAAATTGTGTGATATGTCTGTGCCCAGATAAGAGGACCGTGATAAGTGAAGCTTACAAAGTTCTGAAG GAGGGTGGAGAGTTGTACTATAGTGACATGTATGCAAGCAAACTAGTTCCAGACTCTTTCAAGGAGGATCCAGTTCTGTGGG GTGAGGGAATGGCTGGTGCCCTCTACTGGCGAGATCTCATCTCTCTGATGAATGACATTGGCTTCAGCACTCCACACCTGGTTGCAGGCAGTCACATTGTTGTTCACAACCCAGAAATTCAAAGAAAGACTG GTGATGTTAAATATGCATCTGGAACTTACCGGATCTTTAAACTGCCGCAGAACTCCATCAAGACCAGAGCGCTGGTCACATATAAAGGCACCGTGCCTGACTGTGCTGAATGTTTTGAGTTTGATGCCTCTCATTCCTTTAAG ACAAGTGTCCCAGTGGAGGTGGGTGCAGAGATGGCCGCCATCCTCCAGAACACCCGTTTCTCTAATGACTTCAATATTACAATGTTAGACACTCCAGATACAGACCAGAGCAGTTCTCCGCAG TATTGCCACCTTAGCCCGTTCCATCTGGCGGATAAACTGGGGTCCTCAGTCAAACAGTGCTCAAAGACAGGACA